GACATTCGAGCACAGCCTATGGCGGCTCGGCTTTGCTCCTCTCTGTGTCTTGCATTGTGGTCCGGCTGGATGATTTGACAGttgttaaaaacaaaacaaagcacAGCAAACATCACCAATCTTTGAGCAGACAACTTGATTCCACAAatatacacagagacacacacccaaCATAGACACACAAGCCCTGGTGAGAGCGAGGCAGGAGCGGAGCAGGAGGGTCAAAGGGCAAGCAGCAAGTAGACAAACCAGCCGCAGGTCAGGTCAGAGCCAGCTAGCCGGCCGGCGGTCATGTTGGAAACCAAACAAACCCAATAATCAGAATCAAAACTAAACCCCACGCCTCGCAACGGGGAGAATCTCTCTTGGTGGGATTTTGTGGTTATTAAACTGGCCCAGAATCAGTTCCCAATCAGTAGTTAGAGGCAGGTTGTGAGGCTGTGGTGTGCAGGGGTTGacggtctgggggggggggggggggtcaatgtctGTTTGTGTGGTGGGCGGGGGCGGGGAGCAGAGGGCTGGTGAAGCGTCGTAGCTAGCAGGATTAGCATGGCTCCTCATGTTGGCTTCATATCATATTGCATCCTTACCTGCTGCAGTCAGGCCCCCCTCCGCTCTGcccttcatccctcctcctcctcctcctgctcctcctcccgcTACAGCTCCGTCAGGGTAGACCCTGTCCCCCCTGTAGGGTTTGGGCCTGAAGGGAAAGTCTTTCTCTTTACCTTTGGAGCCTTTTGGCCGCCCTGCCGTCTTCTTCTTGGACTTGCTGTCTCCCTTTACCCCCAGTAAGGGGTGCACCTCTACGATAGTGGGAGAAAACACAGGTCAGGGTACTAATTCATGATTAAAAAGTAAAGTgttcatattgtgtgtgtgtgtgtgtgtgtatgtgtgtgttactctcACCATCACTAGGCACCCCCTGTAGTTCGATGGTGGTGGTACGAGCCTTCTTTTTGGGCGGAACTCCCTCCGAGGACGGCTGGCGCTTCTTGTCCCCGCTCCCTGTGTGGGCTGAACCATCTTCTACGGGGGTGGTCTGGCCGGCTGCATCCGGAGGGGGACCAAATGGATTCTCCTCAGGGTCTTCTACCTCTGGAGCAATGGGCAGGTAGAGCAGGGCCTTGAAGTCCTCCAGCTCCTCATCACTAACACAGGGGGAGATCAGAGACCACAATCCATATTCATCCTTGTATTACTATTGGACTTTTCTATTCAATTGCAATGCCTATTTAAAGCTATAAGGCTGTCACCATTGAAAGACCTGTCTACCTTCATCAAACACACTTACCTGCTGCAGAATGCAACGATGGGGTCAACAGAGGTCACATCCACCTCCTCATCCTCCGCAGCGTCagcacctgacacacacacaaatcagttcCTGACTAGTCACAATACacgggtgtgcgtgcgtgtgcctgtgtgtgcgcgcgcacgtcTACCTGTTTGTTCAGGTTCACTCTTATCCTCATCCTCTATGTCAAACTCAGACTCTCTCTCCTCGTACTCCACGTTCTCATCCAGCTCCTTGAAGTCTGGGGCGAACGCACTCCAGTTTTCCTGAACACAAAAACACATAGCGTTGAGTTAGCTAATCCATTCCATCAGATTCACTTGCAAAGGCAGAGGAATCACTCTCTGAAATCAAAACCTAGGTAGCCAAGTCGCAGAAAGAGACCAGTCCGGGGTGTAGAACTCAGGTCCAACCTGTATTGTGTGTCACTCACCACTTGGTTCTGAGCCCAGATGGACACCACTCCGCTGGATATGGAGGCGATGATTGGCCGCACAGGGTGCCACTGCAGAGAGGTCAGGGTTCATAGGTCAGGAAAAAGTTCATCAGCACCATGAGTTACTGTAAATCTTCAGTACAGACAATTCAAAACAGGGGCAGCACATCCTCCAGAAACGAGGCAAAAAAAGAGAATTAGCTAGTGAGAGGAAGAGGGCTAGAAAAATAAAGGTTTTGGGTGGTTCCTTACAGCCACGTCCAGCAGTAATTCTCCTCTGGTTCCATGGAGGATCTTCACCAAGTTGCCAATGCTCTTCTCCCAGATGTACAGAGCATGCTGCCGGGCTGAACCAGCCACAATGTACTCCCCATCCCCAGAGAAACAACACCGCTTCCAGGGAGtcctacagagagaggggaaggagtgagggaaagagatgTATCAAAGTGAGCATGTGTGTGGTTTGTATGCACAGcgaaggcatgtgtgtgtgtgtgtgttcacctgttGACAAGGTCCTGTAGTTTCTGCATGGGCTCTGGCTCCCCGTCTCTCCCACAGGTGAGAATCTCCCTCCCGTCATACACCCTGAtgattctgtctgctgtgttgaTGAGGAAACaactggagagaggaggagaggaagagaggagagagtggatcACGATCAGTCCTTTGACGGAACTATGAAATATTCTCCGTAAGAGGCACACAACTACCTTCTAAGTACCAGAATGATTTCCCACAAAAACATAGTCCTATTGCCTTTCAGCCTTCACCAACACACACTGATTGGTGGTTTCCTCTCAGTCTTCTCACCTGCCCTTGCGCGCAAACTCTATGGACTTGATGGCTGTGGTATTACTGGTCCCTGTCGTCACCCGAAACGATGCCACCAGATCCTGTGTGTCCGTGTTCAGCACCAGAATCTGCAGGGTCATATCAGTGAGAACAataagctcacacacacacataacctataAAGTGCTAAATAGAAAAAGAATATGGCAAAATGTCTGATCCACAAATAAATAAACCCAGGCCCcagtgacctctgacctttcCTTTGGCGTTGCCGGTGTAGATGTACTCCCCCCGCCGGTCGAAGGCCGCCACCACATTCAGGTCAGAGTCGTCATCCACGGGCAGAACCACGTGTTTAGAGTCGGACAGGGTCAGCAGCACCGGAGCGGACTTCATAGGACACACCAGGACTTTGTCACTGAAACAAAGGACAGTTTGGGATTTCTATACATTTCCATACAGTTACTCCCTTATACCGTTTTAGATAAACTACCACTTCACAGACCTTTGGGTGtgtaagggttgaggttaggcGTAACAATAAATTAGGAATCATAAGAGGCCTGAGGTGTAGGCTGAGCTAAGGTCGAAGTATAGATATATATTCCAAGGTGGGTGGGGTCGGTGGTACTAACTGTACTTTAATGGATGGGGTTAGGAGTTATGAGTTAGAAAGGACAAGACTAGGCTGAGGTATAAGACAGGTACAAGTTAGACATATAGAAACTCACAGGTCTCTGGGGTGGTACTGCAGTTTGAGGATGGGCGAGGGGAAGCGGAACCTCTGGTCACAGTCTCCCGTCAGGACGTCCCATAGCGACACTATGTTATCTGTAGACGCACTCACCAGCTTGTGACCGTCTCGACTCCAACTGCAGAGGCACAAGGTTAAGGTTCAGGACAGTTAAGATTCAGAACCACACTAAAAACAATTCAGAACCACAGTCAAAACACCTTTTGACAAGTGCTCCAGGACCAAATCATGGGTTTGAGTAAATAAAAGAAGAACATTTTAACATATATAAATGTAAGCATAGTTTGCTGATTCTAAAAAGTGTTTGTGCTACAATGTTGGGGTCCATTCCATTTGCAATCAATTCATAAGGTAAACCAAACAGCAATTCCAATTCTTCCTAATTGAAAAGTATTGAAGaaaattggaatttcagtgtacttcctgaattgactgcaattgaaatggaattgaccccaaccctggtgttTTCCCTTTCTCGTGACCGCGGCTCGCTTTCTCACCACAGTGAGCAGACTGGATGAATGTGAGCGCTGATGATCTTGGCGATGCCCCGTGTCAGGAAGTCCCAGATGACGATGCGTCCGTCGTTGCAGCCCACCGCCAGAAGCGTACCCCAGCGGTTAAAGGTGCATGTGAGAGCCATACTGATACAGTCCAGAGTGCCATCGGCCTCCTGTCAATGAGATCGCAACTATATGTGaagacactcacacagacacagatgtaTTCATCaggaagtcgctctggataaaagcgtctgcaaTGTAAATGACAAGTAACATGTAGAACAAGATTGGAATAGCTTACCTCTGGATAGTTCTGCCCGAACGACTctatagaaaaataacaaatcatGTGGTTAGCTCTCTAGTACATATAGATTGACTTAGGTCATATAACACCTGGAAGAACACACAATCCACagactagctaacgttactgacTGTTTACATTATCTGAGTCCAAATGACAGTACGAAGATCGTTCATTGGCTAATGTAATGGCTAACGTCTAATAGTTGTAGTTGCCTGCTATTTTGCGGTGTGATTTCACCTTGTATTTAGAAGGTAAGATTAACAATCCTGAAATAAATAGATTGTATTTATCCCTAACGTTACTTGTACTCCGACTGCTTTGTATAGCGTTTGGCGTTCGTTAATTAGCACGCTAGTGCTGCCAAGCTACAATTTCCTTCTTTACGTGAAGTCCTGCACCCAATAAATTATTGAAGAATTATAAATTATCCTTACCGAGCAACTCTAAATTCATCGCTGACCAATTTTGAGACCACGAATATCAAAAATAAACAGTATTCAAGTCGATGTATCCAAAACACAGACGTGTAGCTCTGTTGCTAACAAGAGAGTGACTGGCGCCTAGCTAACGAAGGACCCCAAACAAAGTGACGCTGAAACTgcccaaataaaaatctatacgGATTTAATTCATTTTATCGTGTGTTCAAAGTAAACTATTTGCAATTGTGTTTTTGATTTTTGTACGCATGAATTTCAGATACTTATTCAACATCTGAATATATGAACGTGTACGTTATTTAATTCATAACATCCTCCATCCAGGCCGACACAGTTGCTCTTGTGTCCATGTTTATATCAGGCAACTGCATTACACACAGGACTCTAAAATCCTACCACCCGTGAACATCCGGGTCTTTCCCAATGTAACCAATCACAAAATACACGGAAAAACAGGGCGGGGTTTCAGGTTATAGAAATTAAGTTATTCCatataaaatacatattttcaaccTACAATGAAAACATAAATGGCACGAAAACTACATAAGAAATCATATCTAGTACACCTCTAAATACTAGAAAGTCAATAGTCCGGCAGCAGCCAGTCACAAAAATTACCAGCACAGACAGAAGGGGAACCCCAGAGATGTCACAGGGGGCTATAAATTTGAAGCAGCATTTACACATTTTCTCAtcaccaaatatggtagtgagaggaagtccGGTCGCGAGTAGTGGAGAGGATGAAACTAGGTGAAACTTGGCCGACATTCTGCATCTAGGAGAGAAAagtaggaaaggaaaggaagaagGAAATTAAATTAGGAAAAGGAGTTAGGAAAGGAAGAAAGGAGCctaggaaaggaggagaggaatgggagCTAGGAAATGAGAATGGGAATCtatgaaagaagaggaggaaagacaAGGAACCTAGCAAATGAAGTTAGAAAAGTACGAAAAGAAAGAAGGCTAGGAAAGGAGGAAATTAAACGGAGCTAGGAAAATCAGGAAAAGAAAGGGAGCGAGGAAAGGAATCAAGGAAAGAAAAGGAGTTCACATGTATGCGGTAGGGATTATCACGGCCAGTAGAGAGGAAAGGAATCTAGCAAAGGAAATGGGGCAAGGAAAGTAATCTaggaaataaaataaattcaCGTGTATGTGGTAGAGATTAACCACTGCCAGTAGATAGTATTGGTTTTAGTGACAGGCTAGTTTTAGTCACAGGCTATTCTGCGAGGCTGCAGCTGGATGCATCTCAAAAAAGTACCCCTGATCGTTCCATGCCGCAAAAACGTGAGGAAAGGCCTACTGCTTCAACCAATTGGATTTCTAGGTCGCTTCTTTATTGCTTGTTGGGGCGTGTTGCTTGGAGCATAGAACTTTGTAACTAGACAGTAAAGTCACTGTGCTTGGAAACAGAATTTCACATTTATTCATTTATATTTCTATATCACGTGTTGTTCTGGAACATTGGTCATGCGCAGTAGCTAGAACAGTTATGCAACTGTCTTGTTCTTGCATTGGGAGAACTTAACTGTACACCACAAGAAAACCCCGACTGTTTGATTCACACTTGGAGAGACCACCCGTGGAATTAAACGATCCTGTCAACGGTAATGACATAAGAGACACATACTTGACAACACATTACAGGTAAGCGATGGACATTATTACTTATCAGAATGTAGGTCTCTCTTCTCCCATGCACATGTATTATCCTTACATAAGGTACATGTAACTGACCTGATTCtgaggctgtgctttggcaaatcgTGACCTTAGAATTATTCTGAGTTAATTGGATTTACAATTCATACAATTAGAGTATACTACTATGTAGACCATCGTACAGAACAAGGCGGTCTGAAATTAACTGAAATTGGCAAAGATGCATATAGAACCTAATAATTCCAAGTTATCAAAAAACAAAGTTGCCTGACCATTGATACGGCATAacatttgtatgtatgtgtgtgtgtctgagctttCTGAACAATTTGTGTGCAGTTATGCAGTGTATATTATGTTGATGATGCTTGTGGTCTAACATTTCTGATGTTACGGTGACCAAATCACCTACACCGTGTCATAAATTTGCATGCCACAAGCTGTACTATCTGAGTGTGATATAACTTCATTCAAAAGTTGGGAGACTAAGGGTATTGTCTTTTTTTGCAAGTTGATGAAAAAAATATAATGGCAATATTTATTTCTATTGCTTTCGtgcattattgtatttttctgatTTGTCCGCAAATTGCTTTAGATGAGATCGTTATTTTCTTGTTAGAAAAACGCAAATAATGAGTTTTAATAAGTCAAACTAATTGGAGACTGAGATTTGAAGCAGTGCTTTGCTTGGTTTAGGCTAGTTGTACTGTGTTAGTCCCATTTGACTCTCAGCTCTGTGCATCATATAGTCTGTAACAGAAATACGATAATCAATTGTATacttttttgtacattgtttctAACAAAAGTCATTTTCCAACTGAACATGCAACTGTACAATTTCATTCCAATAACCATTACATTATGAACAATGAATTTTTGAATTGTGTAATATTAATATTATGCTTCTAACTTCCAGTGTATTTAATAATCAGTTCTCTGCTAAATATTTTTAGAGTCTTTAactctttccatttttttaaatgtgaccCATTCCCTAAAGTACGTACTGTGCTTCTAAATATTTAACATTTCTTGTCTTTTTTCCAGGCCCTGTTTTTGAACATGACCAAGAACTCCATCCACTGGTTCCGGAAGGGACTGCGTCTCCACGACAACCCGGCCCTGCTGGAGGCTGTGCGTGATTCAGACACGGTGCGCTGTGTATACTTCCTAGACCCCTGGTTCGCTGGCTCCTCCAACCTGGGGGTCAACCGGTGGAGGTGAGGAACAACAACAGTAACTATTCACCCATCAACCAACCAGTCAATATGATTCTATTGTCCCAGTAGATTTAAATGAATTGTCCATGCTCGGGACGCTTATGTGTTATTACCATAAATACAATTCAATGGTTATTACAGAGTGGGTGAGGTAGGTTGGGTTGAACTCTGTTCCGTTTGAATTCAAGAAGTGACTTGAAAGTCCAATTCAAGATTTTGTACAAATCTTTATTGAACATCAATGACACTGAATTGTCCCAGACCCAGGTGTtctagtggttatagcattgtGGTGGTTCTCAGAACAGCTCCCTTCACACAGTTGCCAATATCTGGCCTTGCTAAAGAGGATGGTAGTATGGAGTGATCAGATGTGCCGGCGGAAAGCCTGGACCCTGACATCATCAGGTAGTTGTTTTGGCCCCGCAGAGTAAGGATGGCAGCAGTAGGCCCATATTGTAATGATGTCTGCTTTCAAGATAAAAGTAGTGACTTCTGTATGTAGCTATTATGGTGGGTTCTGAAAGTTTGTGGATCCTATGTTTGAGTCTTCTTTTGGGTATCTACTAGGCTATTCCCTTTTAAACATTGGTTGATGGCGAGCTTGTGAAATAGTGCAGTGGTGCTTATCCCTCGGTCCTTTTAACTTAGAGGAGGGATACAAATGGGATGAATAGCAGGCAAAAGCAACAGCTTCTCTTTTCCGGTGACAGTTAATTAAGAGAGCATTAATAGTATAATATAAATATTTCCCTCCAAAGTACTTACCGTTGCCTCGGCCAGACAAAATGTTATTTTCACGTTCTGTACAATTGAATAAATCCTCTCTGGGGCCATTCTTTCTGGCATCTTTCAAAGACTAAAGAGCGTAGAGCCAAGGCCTGTAAAATGGTGTCGTTCAAGCAGGGAGCCGGTTTTGTGTGACAAAAGAGAGTTACATTTCCTGAGTCAGTGGTTGCTATTGGGATGACCTACTTTCCAGCAGGCTGTGCAGTGGCAGAGCGTCCTAGCTTGATCTCTTAACTGCTCAAGCAGCAGGAGGCGGTAGTGGCCCTCAGATCCGCAGCTGGATTAGCCACCTTTTCAACTGTTAACACCTATACTTTCTTAGTTATTTGATCTGGAAAATTGCTAGTGTGAAGCAACAGACAGATAGCAGGCCTGTCGGCTTATCTTGTCTCTCTCCACAGGTGGtgtgtttatcgttgtcttcaAAGGTGTTCAGGTGTTTACTCAAACACCAGACAAACACACCATGTATCACCTGCTGCTCTTCTCTCAGGGGGCTGTTCTTACGCTGAGCAGAAGGATCACAGCATTTTCTGGTGACTGcgttcagtcagtcattcagtcaccTGGGATGCTATGCTGTGATACTAACTCAAACATGGCACAGTTCCCATGCCAAATATTACATATGCAACCGTGAGGACTGAATCGGTGCCCCAATGACATGACTTACTGCGTAAATGCTGGAAAGGGGACGTAAATGCGAAAAGGCAAATGTGAGCTTCAGAAAGTTTGCGTGAAATAATAGTTGTTGAAACCGGCATCGTTACACGTGCGGTGATGTAACAATTCTGATGTCATCATTGCATCACCGTCAtaacataaatgatggacatgtGGTCAAATGGCGTCAGTCTGCTTCTGGGAAAGGGATTAAGAGTTTATGTATTTATATCGTGATCCAACAAACATGTTCTTATTCATTTACTTATCATGTATTATTGAGTGGGACTTATTAGGGTTTCATTCAATCAAACATGGTGTCAGGTCTAAGTAGTAAACATGGTGTCAGGTCTAAGTAGCAAACATGGTGTCAGGTGTAAGTAGTAAACATGGTGTCAGGTCTAAGTAGTAAACATGGTGTCAGGTCTAAGTAGTAAACATGGTGTCAGGTATAAGTAGTAAACATGGTGTCAGGTCTAAGTAGTAAACATGGTGTCAGGTCTAAGTAGTAAACATGGTGTCAGGTTTAAGTAGTAAACATGGTGTCAGGTCTATGTAGCAAACATGGTGTCAGGTATAAGTAGTAAACATGGTGTCATGGCTAAGTAGTAACATGGTGTCAACTCTAAGTAGTAAACATAGTGTCAGGTCTAAGTAGTAAACATGGTGTCAGGTCTAAGTAGTAAACATGGTGTCAGGTCTAAGTAGTAAACATGGTGTCAGGTCTAAGTAGTAACATGGTGTCAGGTCTAAGTAGTAAACATGGTGTCAGGTCTAAGTAGTAAACATGGTGTCAGGTCTAAGTAGTAAACATGGTGTCAGGTCTAAGTAGTAAACATGGTGTCAGGTCTAAGTAGTAAACATGGTGTCAGGTTTAAGTAGTAAACATGGTGTCAGGTCTAAGTAGTAACATGGTGTCAGGTCTAAGTAGTAAACATGGTGTCAGGTCTAAGTAGTAAACATGGTGTCAGGTCTAAGTAGTAAACATGGTGTCAGGTATAAGTAGTAAACATGGTGTCAGGTCTAAGTAGTAAACATGGTGTCAGGTTTAAGTAGTAAACATGGTGTCAGGTATAAGTAGTAAACATGGTGTCAGGTATAAGTAGTAAACATGGTGTCAGGTCTAAGTAGTAAACATGGTGTCAGGTTTAAGTAGTAAACATGGTGTCAGGTCTATGTAGCAAACATGGTGTCAGGTCTAAGTAGTAACATGGTGTCAGGTCTAAGTAGTAAACATGGTGTCAGGTCTAAGTAGTAAACATGGTGTCAGGTCTAAGTAGTAACATGGTGTCAGGTCTAAGTAGTAAACATGAGTCTCTTTGCGCTCTGAGAATGCCCCTGAAGCAGTGTCCTCTCCAGCATGGCCATGTAGTGACGGTCGTCGTCCCTCCTGTGTTTCAGGTTCCTGCTGCAGTGTCTGGAAGATCTAGACGCAAGCCTTCGGAAGCTCAACTCCCGTCTGTTTGTGATCCGAGGCCAGCCGGCCAACATCTTTCCCCGACTCTTTAAGGTGAGACCccttttccctcccctctccccagcctctctcacCCCCATGGACAGCAAATATTCACCATGCTCTATCAGTGTTTGCCGACCATTTCAAAGCCGATCGGTATATGTTGTTTTAACcccagtgtgtgtctgctgtgtcctgtcctctcaggACTGGAACACCTCCCAGCTGACGTTTGAGTGTGACTCTGAGCCGTTCGGTAAGGAGCGGGATGCAGCCATTAAGAAACTGGCCACAGAGGCCGGAGTGGAGGTCATCAGCAGGATCTCACACACTCTCTACGACCTGGACAAGTGAGTGGGAGACCCGGGTGACATCACTTGGAGGTTTGGATCAAAAAGAGCCCTAACTgaaacccctctcctctctgcaggatCATAGAGCTGAACGGGGGTCATCCTCCTCTCACCTTCAAGCATTTCCAGACATTGGTTGGCTCCATGCCGCCCCCCGATGCCCCAGTAGGGGCTCTGTCCCGGGCCAGCATGGGTCGATGTGTCACCCCTGTCTCAGACAACCACAGGGACAAGTACGGAGTACCCCTATTGGAGGAGCTGGGTAAGACACCTTTTCTATTGGAATGGGTGTCCATACTTGCTTCATGGAGTTGAACATTAAATTGTTTTAGCAATTCTTTCGAGTGGTTCTTAGGAGCGGAAAAAACGAGTTTTCGAGATAATTTACCTGAAGTGTCTAAACAtgctctgtgtttctctccccaGGCTTTGATACAGAGGGCTTAGCCCCAGCCGTGTGGccaggaggagagagtgaagctctCACCAGGATAGAGAGACAACTGGGACCTGACCTCTCCACTGTACGTaacccccctcccacacacacacacacacacacacacacacacacacacacacacacacacacacacacacacacacacacagactgattaGTAATTATGTTTTATATCATAGATGTGAATTGCTTTTTATGGTGAGCGAGCGTTGCAGATTTTCCTGTCCAATTATATCATAGATGTATCATATATTTatcctccacctttctctctctccaggcgtGGCAGGTGAATTTTGAGAGTACCAGGAAGACCGCCAGCCCCCTGCTGCCCAGTCCTCTAGGTCTCAGCCCCTACCTCCGCTTTGGATGTCTGTCCTGTCGACTTTTCTACAGCAAACTGGCAGAGCTCTACAAGAAGGTACAGTAGCTCACACACATAACACCAACACACATCCATCCCTACCGAACACCAACACTCATCCGTCCCTACCtaacaccaacacacacgtaTCCTTACCtaacaccaacacacacgtaTCCTTACCtaacaccaacacacacgtaTCCTTACCtaacaccaacacacacgtaTCCGTACCtaacaccaacacacatgtatcCTTACCtaacaccaacacacatgtatcCCTACCTAAAACCAACACACACGTATCCTTACCTAACACCAACACACAGGTATCCCTACCtaacaccaacacacacgtaTCCTTACCtaacaccaacacacacgtaTCCTTACCtaacaccaacacacacgtaTCCTTACCTAAAACCAACACACACTTATCCTTACCTAAAACCAACACACACGTATCCCTAcctaacaccaacacacacatatccTTAcctaacaccaacacacacatatccGTACCTAACACCAACGCACACGTATCCTTACCTAACACCAACACCAACTCTTATCGCAGGGAACTATCACATAAGATTGCTCCTCACGAttacattctcctctctctcaggtgaagaCGAACGGCagtccccccatctctctctacgaCAAGCTGCTGTGGCGTGAGTTCTTCTACACGGCCGCCACGAACAACCCCCGCTTCGACAAAATGGACGGGAACCCCATCTGTATCCGCATCCCCTGGGACCGCAACGCCGAGGCGCTGGCCAAGTGGGCCGAAGCCAAGACTGGCTTCCCCTGGATCGACGCCATCATGACTCAGCTGAGGCAGGAAGGCTGGATCCACCACCTGGCCAGACACGCTGTGGCCTGCTTCCTGACCAGAGGAGACCTGTGGATCAGCTGGGAGGAGGGCATGAAggtagagaaagatggagggtggtgtggagggagggagggaggggtggaggagaagagggctGGGAAGAGGGcatgaaggtagagagaggggagggaagggggaagaaTCAGAAGAGATACATGTTATGTGTGAATGACCGTgttgttgttctgtgtgtgtctgtcaggtgtTTGAGGAGCTGCTCCTGGATGCAGACTGGAGTGTGAACGCAGGCAGCTGGTTGTGTCACTCCTGCAGTTCCTTCTTCCAGCAGTTCTTCCACTGCTACTGTCCCGTGGGCTTTGGACGAAAAATAGATCCCGAAGGAGACTTCGTTAGGTTGGTATagctacatgcacacacacccacacacatatacacacacacacacacacacacacacacacacacacacacaaagtgtctTCTTTATCAAGTCATGCATTAGCAAGGCTGTTCTGTCTGACTACTGTCTGTATGTTATGCTGAACCAACTCCTCTGGCAGTTGTGACGAGGTGCTGAGATTTCATTTCTCCCTCTGCTTGCAGACACTACCTACCTGTCCTGAAAGACATGCCAGACAAGTACATCTACGACCCTTGGAACGCCCCCATAGAGGTGCAGCGGGCGGCCAAATGTGTGGTCGGGGTGGACTACCCCAAACCCATGGTGAACCATGCAGAGGCCAGCCGACTCAACATAGAGAGGATGAGACAAATGTACCAGCAGCTGTCCAGATACAGAGGACTCAGTAAgtatttttctccctccctcactttgtATTGAACTCTCTCTCGCTTTTCTTTTTCACTCTC
This sequence is a window from Oncorhynchus kisutch isolate 150728-3 linkage group LG1, Okis_V2, whole genome shotgun sequence. Protein-coding genes within it:
- the rbbp5 gene encoding retinoblastoma-binding protein 5 isoform X2, whose protein sequence is MNLELLESFGQNYPEEADGTLDCISMALTCTFNRWGTLLAVGCNDGRIVIWDFLTRGIAKIISAHIHPVCSLCWSRDGHKLVSASTDNIVSLWDVLTGDCDQRFRFPSPILKLQYHPRDLDKVLVCPMKSAPVLLTLSDSKHVVLPVDDDSDLNVVAAFDRRGEYIYTGNAKGKILVLNTDTQDLVASFRVTTGTSNTTAIKSIEFARKGSCFLINTADRIIRVYDGREILTCGRDGEPEPMQKLQDLVNRTPWKRCCFSGDGEYIVAGSARQHALYIWEKSIGNLVKILHGTRGELLLDVAWHPVRPIIASISSGVVSIWAQNQVENWSAFAPDFKELDENVEYEERESEFDIEDEDKSEPEQTGADAAEDEEVDVTSVDPIVAFCSSDEELEDFKALLYLPIAPEVEDPEENPFGPPPDAAGQTTPVEDGSAHTGSGDKKRQPSSEGVPPKKKARTTTIELQGVPSDEVHPLLGVKGDSKSKKKTAGRPKGSKGSLVSQSYKQHDIGGLD
- the cry3b gene encoding cryptochrome circadian regulator 3b — its product is MTKNSIHWFRKGLRLHDNPALLEAVRDSDTVRCVYFLDPWFAGSSNLGVNRWRFLLQCLEDLDASLRKLNSRLFVIRGQPANIFPRLFKDWNTSQLTFECDSEPFGKERDAAIKKLATEAGVEVISRISHTLYDLDKIIELNGGHPPLTFKHFQTLVGSMPPPDAPVGALSRASMGRCVTPVSDNHRDKYGVPLLEELGFDTEGLAPAVWPGGESEALTRIERQLGPDLSTAWQVNFESTRKTASPLLPSPLGLSPYLRFGCLSCRLFYSKLAELYKKVKTNGSPPISLYDKLLWREFFYTAATNNPRFDKMDGNPICIRIPWDRNAEALAKWAEAKTGFPWIDAIMTQLRQEGWIHHLARHAVACFLTRGDLWISWEEGMKVFEELLLDADWSVNAGSWLCHSCSSFFQQFFHCYCPVGFGRKIDPEGDFVRHYLPVLKDMPDKYIYDPWNAPIEVQRAAKCVVGVDYPKPMVNHAEASRLNIERMRQMYQQLSRYRGLSLLAAVPTSPIEDLNAVASPSTGRKQSGLNSHHGRSRVNVNGEEQLGLSGVRPRPGPTCTQSCGMAHAEQAGSSNQQLCRTRCAHEFAVPHYPGHLARGGTGKRGRESEQEQEVGSDFPAPAFKVQRHHQHKSTGRQDERMAVSS
- the rbbp5 gene encoding retinoblastoma-binding protein 5 isoform X1, giving the protein MNLELLESFGQNYPEEADGTLDCISMALTCTFNRWGTLLAVGCNDGRIVIWDFLTRGIAKIISAHIHPVCSLCWSRDGHKLVSASTDNIVSLWDVLTGDCDQRFRFPSPILKLQYHPRDLDKVLVCPMKSAPVLLTLSDSKHVVLPVDDDSDLNVVAAFDRRGEYIYTGNAKGKILVLNTDTQDLVASFRVTTGTSNTTAIKSIEFARKGSCFLINTADRIIRVYDGREILTCGRDGEPEPMQKLQDLVNRTPWKRCCFSGDGEYIVAGSARQHALYIWEKSIGNLVKILHGTRGELLLDVAWHPVRPIIASISSGVVSIWAQNQVENWSAFAPDFKELDENVEYEERESEFDIEDEDKSEPEQTGADAAEDEEVDVTSVDPIVAFCSSDEELEDFKALLYLPIAPEVEDPEENPFGPPPDAAGQTTPVEDGSAHTGSGDKKRQPSSEGVPPKKKARTTTIELQGVPSDEVHPLLGVKGDSKSKKKTAGRPKGSKGKEKDFPFRPKPYRGDRVYPDGAVAGGGAGGGGGGMKGRAEGGLTAAGSLVSQSYKQHDIGGLD